A genomic stretch from Pontibacter liquoris includes:
- a CDS encoding ROK family protein produces MTKKKIIAIDIGATKIHVGIVQDGAITAERKVPTSAQGSQAQVLNEIVQGVAQLMDDEVAGIGIGVPGLVDDTTGVVYDLNNVPSWQEVPLGKHLEDHFQVPVYLGNDANMFVLGEKMYGQAKDFKNVVGITLGTGLGAGIIIDNNLYTGTLSSAGEFGCIPYLDKNIEAYCSGSFFTSKYGLDGNTVKQRAEQGDKEALEIFRTYGEHLGNALHLVLYTLSPEAIFLGGSVSRSFHLFEEAMQARLQAFPFKRVTARLVVAPSSIDNAALLGAAALFQMKQTAQAFASQP; encoded by the coding sequence ATGACAAAGAAAAAAATTATTGCCATCGACATTGGAGCCACCAAGATCCACGTGGGTATTGTGCAGGACGGCGCCATTACAGCAGAGCGAAAAGTACCGACCTCGGCACAGGGATCGCAGGCGCAGGTATTAAATGAGATTGTGCAGGGAGTGGCCCAACTGATGGATGATGAGGTAGCCGGCATCGGCATTGGCGTACCCGGCCTGGTAGATGACACCACCGGCGTGGTATACGACCTTAACAATGTTCCCTCCTGGCAGGAAGTGCCGCTGGGCAAGCACCTGGAAGATCACTTTCAGGTACCCGTGTATCTGGGCAACGATGCCAACATGTTTGTGTTAGGCGAAAAGATGTACGGCCAGGCCAAAGACTTTAAGAATGTAGTGGGCATCACACTCGGCACCGGGCTGGGCGCAGGTATCATCATAGATAATAACCTGTATACCGGTACTCTCTCCAGCGCAGGAGAATTCGGGTGCATCCCCTACCTCGACAAGAACATTGAGGCTTATTGCAGCGGCAGTTTCTTTACAAGCAAGTATGGCCTGGACGGGAACACGGTAAAGCAGCGTGCCGAGCAGGGAGACAAGGAGGCGCTGGAAATTTTCCGTACCTATGGTGAGCACCTGGGCAATGCCCTGCACCTGGTTCTCTACACGCTCTCGCCGGAAGCTATCTTTCTGGGCGGTTCGGTCAGCCGCTCGTTCCACCTGTTTGAGGAAGCCATGCAAGCCCGCCTGCAGGCGTTCCCGTTTAAACGGGTAACAGCGCGCCTGGTGGTTGCCCCATCTTCTATCGATAATGCCGCCCTGTTAGGTGCTGCAGCCTTGTTCCAGATGAAGCAAACCGCACAGGCATTTGCCTCGCAACCCTGA
- a CDS encoding sugar MFS transporter, giving the protein MAQKSILTEERAIPASQSGGSMRSMLIIGALFFIFGFVTWLNSVLIPYLRIACELNNFESYLVAFAFYISYLVMAIPSAWVLKKTGFKRGMSVGLGIMAVGALVFIPAAMSRTYVLFLIGLFIQGTGLAVLQTAVNPYVTILGPRESAAKRISIMGICNKVAGALAPLILGAIVLENADVLVNSLSSMSAAQQALELDALATKVITPYLIMAGILVLLAILVSFSTLPEVDTDHEDEAVASANTHKKSILQFPHVLLGAFTLFLYVGVEVMAGDTVISYGASQGIALSTSKFFTTYTLVAMLVGYVIGIVAIPKYISQAKALQLAALLGIAFVLVALFTDGYISVLFISLLGLANAVMWPAIWPLAIADLGRFTKIGSSLLIMGIAGGAILPLAYGGLADMLNPHQAYWVMVPCYLVIWYFATYGHKIRTA; this is encoded by the coding sequence ATGGCACAAAAATCAATATTAACCGAGGAAAGGGCAATACCGGCCTCACAAAGTGGGGGCAGCATGCGATCGATGCTGATCATTGGCGCCCTGTTTTTCATTTTTGGCTTTGTAACCTGGCTGAATTCCGTTCTGATCCCCTACCTGCGCATTGCCTGCGAGCTCAATAACTTCGAATCGTACCTGGTGGCCTTTGCCTTTTACATCTCCTATCTAGTGATGGCTATACCGTCGGCCTGGGTGCTGAAAAAGACCGGCTTTAAACGCGGTATGTCTGTGGGGCTAGGCATTATGGCCGTGGGCGCGCTGGTGTTTATCCCGGCCGCCATGTCGCGCACGTATGTGCTGTTCCTGATCGGTTTGTTTATACAGGGCACCGGCCTGGCCGTGCTGCAGACCGCCGTAAACCCCTACGTAACCATACTTGGTCCGCGCGAGAGTGCTGCCAAGCGCATCAGCATCATGGGTATCTGTAACAAAGTGGCCGGAGCCCTCGCGCCGCTGATCCTGGGCGCTATCGTGCTGGAAAATGCCGACGTGCTGGTAAACAGCCTCAGCAGCATGAGCGCAGCTCAGCAGGCCCTGGAACTCGATGCACTGGCCACTAAAGTAATCACACCATACCTCATCATGGCCGGCATCCTGGTGTTACTGGCTATACTTGTATCGTTCTCTACCTTGCCTGAGGTGGATACCGACCACGAAGACGAAGCGGTTGCCTCTGCCAACACCCACAAGAAAAGCATTTTACAGTTTCCGCATGTGCTGCTTGGCGCCTTCACCCTCTTCCTGTATGTGGGCGTGGAAGTAATGGCCGGCGATACCGTGATCAGTTACGGCGCTTCCCAGGGCATTGCCCTGTCTACTTCCAAGTTCTTTACCACCTACACGCTTGTCGCTATGCTGGTAGGCTATGTGATCGGCATTGTAGCCATTCCGAAGTATATTTCGCAGGCCAAAGCCCTGCAGTTAGCAGCTTTGCTGGGCATTGCGTTTGTGCTGGTGGCCCTCTTTACCGACGGCTATATTTCGGTGCTGTTTATCTCGCTGCTGGGCCTGGCCAACGCGGTGATGTGGCCGGCTATCTGGCCCCTGGCTATTGCTGACCTGGGCCGCTTTACCAAGATTGGTTCCTCGCTGCTGATCATGGGCATCGCCGGCGGCGCCATTCTTCCGCTGGCTTATGGCGGCCTGGCCGATATGCTTAACCCGCACCAGGCATACTGGGTAATGGTGCCTTGCTACTTGGTGATCTGGTATTTTGCTACCTATGGCCATAAAATAAGAACAGCTTAA
- a CDS encoding glycoside hydrolase family 20 protein — MKRFFFLFLLIAQVATAQEISIIPKPASVQQMPGTFTITKNTVIAVKDKKDRDAANFLNDYLQQVYGFKLDIKKKGKHNFIRFATHKPAGTPAKDGYTLTATKDGVTIEGDTYAGTFYGLQSLIQLLPVEKSTSLVIPAVAIKDVPRFDYRGMHLDVGRHMFPISFIKKYIDYLALHKMNYFHWHLTEDQGWRLEFKKYPELTKTGAYRNSTIIGRYPGTGVDNTRYGGFYTQDEAKEIVKYAAARHITVVPEIEMPGHASAALASYPWLGCPGTGPYKVEGTWGIFDDVYCAGKDSTFTFLQDVMDEVMAIFPSKYIHVGGDESPKSNWKICPLCQKRIKDEGLKDEHELQSYFIQRMEKYINGKGRTIIGWDEILEGGLAPNAIVMSWRGEAGGIAAAQQHHNVIMTPGTHVYFDHAQSQREDSVTIGGFTSIEKAYSYEPIPKELTAEQAKYVLGAQANVWTEYMSNTAKVEYQIFPRMSALSEVLWTAPEKKDYKDFEKRLLTQFKRYDLWGARYSNAYYDITANVQPSADFQGVTVKMDAKKDLGKLVYTIKGKQAETPYSGPIVLKESSQVTGLYYKDNQLMDSVTIKVNVNKATGKQITLREQPSTYFPGNGAFTLIDGIVNEKGGRDQATVGFSGSDLEATIDLGSAQQINNVVIHALNAGGTYVYPPKGVEVYGSSDGVTFKPLGTANAVSEVAGTKAIMKVNFKPANTRFVKVAVKNMQTVPEGKQGAGEKTWLFLDEIQVN, encoded by the coding sequence ATGAAAAGATTCTTTTTCCTTTTTCTGCTGATTGCCCAGGTGGCCACAGCCCAGGAAATTTCGATTATCCCGAAGCCGGCCAGCGTGCAGCAAATGCCCGGCACCTTTACCATCACCAAAAACACCGTGATTGCAGTAAAGGATAAGAAAGACCGTGATGCTGCCAACTTCCTCAACGATTACCTGCAGCAGGTATACGGTTTTAAGCTGGACATCAAAAAGAAGGGAAAGCATAATTTCATCCGCTTTGCCACCCACAAGCCTGCGGGCACCCCGGCAAAAGACGGTTATACTTTAACGGCTACCAAAGACGGCGTAACGATTGAAGGCGATACCTATGCCGGTACGTTCTATGGCCTGCAGTCGCTCATCCAGTTGCTGCCGGTAGAAAAAAGCACCTCGCTGGTTATTCCGGCAGTGGCCATAAAAGATGTGCCGCGCTTTGATTACCGGGGCATGCACCTGGACGTAGGCCGCCACATGTTCCCGATTTCCTTTATCAAGAAGTATATCGACTACCTGGCCCTGCACAAGATGAACTACTTCCACTGGCACCTGACCGAAGACCAGGGCTGGCGATTGGAGTTCAAAAAGTACCCGGAACTGACCAAAACAGGCGCTTATCGTAACAGCACCATCATTGGCCGTTATCCCGGAACCGGGGTAGACAACACCCGCTACGGCGGCTTTTATACCCAGGACGAAGCCAAGGAGATCGTGAAGTATGCCGCTGCCCGCCACATTACGGTAGTGCCTGAAATAGAAATGCCTGGCCACGCCAGTGCTGCGCTTGCCTCTTACCCGTGGTTAGGTTGCCCCGGCACCGGCCCATATAAAGTAGAAGGCACCTGGGGTATTTTTGACGACGTATACTGCGCCGGCAAAGATTCTACCTTCACATTCCTGCAGGATGTAATGGATGAGGTGATGGCTATTTTCCCGTCTAAGTACATCCACGTAGGTGGCGACGAAAGCCCGAAGTCAAACTGGAAAATCTGCCCGCTTTGCCAGAAAAGAATCAAGGACGAAGGCCTGAAAGACGAGCATGAACTGCAGAGCTACTTTATCCAGCGCATGGAGAAGTATATCAACGGCAAAGGCCGCACTATAATTGGCTGGGATGAGATACTTGAAGGCGGACTGGCTCCAAACGCCATTGTAATGAGCTGGCGAGGCGAAGCAGGCGGCATTGCGGCTGCCCAGCAACACCATAACGTTATCATGACGCCGGGCACTCACGTATACTTCGACCATGCCCAGAGCCAGCGCGAAGACTCGGTGACAATTGGCGGCTTTACAAGCATCGAAAAAGCCTACAGCTACGAACCCATCCCCAAAGAACTGACTGCCGAACAGGCCAAGTATGTTTTAGGCGCTCAGGCCAACGTTTGGACCGAATACATGAGCAACACGGCCAAAGTAGAATACCAGATCTTCCCGAGGATGAGTGCTTTGAGCGAAGTGCTCTGGACCGCACCGGAGAAAAAGGATTACAAAGACTTTGAGAAGCGGTTGCTGACCCAGTTTAAACGCTATGATCTATGGGGTGCCCGTTACAGCAATGCCTACTACGATATTACGGCTAATGTGCAGCCTTCCGCAGACTTCCAGGGTGTAACCGTGAAGATGGATGCGAAAAAGGACCTGGGCAAACTGGTCTACACCATCAAAGGCAAGCAGGCTGAAACCCCTTATTCCGGTCCGATCGTGTTAAAAGAATCTTCGCAGGTTACCGGTTTATACTACAAGGATAACCAGCTGATGGATTCGGTTACAATCAAAGTGAATGTAAACAAAGCCACCGGAAAGCAGATCACGTTGCGTGAGCAGCCTTCCACGTATTTCCCGGGCAATGGCGCTTTCACGCTGATAGACGGCATCGTGAATGAGAAAGGCGGCCGCGACCAGGCTACCGTAGGTTTCTCAGGCAGCGACCTGGAAGCCACCATTGACTTGGGCAGCGCGCAGCAGATCAACAATGTGGTGATCCATGCCCTGAACGCAGGCGGCACATACGTATACCCGCCTAAAGGCGTGGAAGTATACGGCTCTTCTGACGGGGTAACCTTTAAGCCACTCGGAACGGCAAACGCGGTATCGGAAGTAGCCGGCACCAAAGCCATTATGAAGGTTAACTTCAAACCGGCTAACACCCGCTTTGTAAAAGTTGCAGTAAAAAACATGCAGACCGTGCCGGAAGGCAAGCAGGGTGCCGGCGAAAAAACGTGGCTCTTCCTGGATGAAATTCAGGTAAACTAA
- a CDS encoding BrxA/BrxB family bacilliredoxin, with amino-acid sequence MYPEYMVAPIREDLTSIGFEQLMTADEVEQALKEEGTVLLAVNSVCGCAASKARPALKMAVASSDKRPAKLVTVFAGMEQDAVAKAREHMLPYPPSSPSIALFKDGELVHMIERYHIEGNDLNRIVDNLQGAFEAYC; translated from the coding sequence ATGTATCCTGAATATATGGTTGCCCCGATTCGTGAGGACCTGACCTCTATCGGCTTTGAGCAACTGATGACGGCCGACGAAGTGGAGCAGGCGTTAAAGGAAGAAGGCACTGTGCTGTTAGCGGTAAACTCGGTTTGTGGTTGTGCTGCTTCTAAAGCGCGCCCAGCCCTTAAAATGGCAGTGGCTTCGTCAGATAAGCGCCCTGCTAAACTGGTAACCGTATTTGCCGGCATGGAGCAGGATGCGGTAGCCAAAGCCCGTGAGCACATGTTGCCTTACCCGCCCTCTTCCCCGTCTATTGCCTTGTTCAAAGACGGCGAGCTGGTACACATGATTGAGCGCTACCACATTGAAGGCAATGACCTGAACCGCATTGTAGATAACCTGCAGGGTGCGTTCGAAGCATATTGCTAG